Proteins from a genomic interval of Luteolibacter sp. Y139:
- a CDS encoding L-fucose/L-arabinose isomerase family protein, with amino-acid sequence MYLPLGQYSPDIKLGFVSASRNCFPRPLAAERSEKLIAATKAAGIELTVPAGECAVIETRAHAADAAKQLIAAGCDAAVLFLGNFSPEIEDAAFVKAFPGPVLLIAAAEESAINLIQKRGDALCGLLSAAMAIRKRDVQDRVHIPELPVVSAEEGAAEIAHFVKMIKVVKGVSNATIGLFGPRPRDFETCNYNLASLLSIGVEIEELGLFDLQNEIKTIQESKAIADEQKAEMPSIPEDPNFKARLSDYEQAVRNFRDRLQLSGAASQCWSEQEFSLKHVPCFINGRMADKGFPIACENDAYSLVAELMAQYASDNTVTVLDINHSIPGNLHESLKDYPLKDMVGMFHCGNTASKLLKNPEMKYQLIMKRLMEPDTDPDITRGTIEGQISASPITVVQIHGHGDKLRAYICEGHFLDLDPKTFGCTGTAYIPGFHRFYRHVLLGAYHHHAAVAFAHVGAVLFDAFKLLGIEVIDTPLPDGVPYPGENVFRAGLVPKGR; translated from the coding sequence ATGTACCTGCCCCTTGGCCAATACTCACCTGACATCAAGCTCGGCTTCGTTTCCGCGTCCCGAAATTGCTTTCCTCGTCCGCTCGCCGCAGAGCGCTCGGAAAAGTTGATTGCTGCCACCAAAGCGGCAGGCATCGAACTCACCGTCCCAGCCGGCGAGTGCGCCGTCATCGAAACCCGCGCCCACGCCGCGGATGCCGCGAAGCAACTCATCGCCGCCGGCTGCGATGCCGCCGTGCTCTTCCTCGGCAACTTCTCGCCGGAGATCGAAGACGCCGCCTTCGTGAAAGCCTTCCCCGGCCCCGTGCTCCTGATCGCAGCCGCCGAGGAAAGCGCCATCAATCTCATCCAAAAGCGCGGCGACGCCCTCTGTGGCCTCCTCTCCGCCGCCATGGCCATCCGCAAGCGCGATGTCCAGGACCGCGTCCACATCCCGGAGCTCCCCGTCGTCTCCGCCGAGGAAGGTGCCGCCGAGATCGCCCACTTCGTGAAGATGATCAAGGTGGTGAAGGGCGTCAGCAACGCCACCATCGGCCTCTTCGGCCCCCGCCCGCGCGACTTCGAAACCTGCAACTACAACCTCGCCTCCCTCCTGTCGATTGGCGTCGAAATCGAGGAACTCGGCCTCTTCGACCTCCAGAACGAGATCAAGACCATCCAGGAATCCAAGGCCATTGCCGACGAGCAAAAGGCCGAGATGCCATCCATCCCGGAAGACCCGAACTTCAAGGCCCGCCTCTCCGACTACGAGCAAGCTGTTAGAAACTTCCGCGATCGCCTCCAGCTCTCCGGCGCGGCCTCGCAGTGCTGGTCCGAGCAGGAGTTCTCCCTCAAGCACGTCCCCTGCTTCATCAACGGCCGTATGGCCGACAAGGGCTTCCCCATCGCCTGCGAAAACGACGCCTACTCGCTCGTCGCCGAGCTGATGGCCCAATACGCCAGCGACAACACGGTCACCGTCCTGGACATCAACCACTCCATTCCCGGCAACCTCCACGAGTCGCTGAAGGACTATCCGCTCAAGGACATGGTCGGCATGTTTCACTGCGGCAATACCGCCAGCAAGCTGCTCAAGAACCCGGAGATGAAATACCAGCTCATCATGAAGCGCCTCATGGAGCCGGACACCGATCCCGACATCACCCGCGGCACCATCGAGGGCCAGATCTCCGCCTCGCCGATCACCGTCGTGCAGATCCACGGCCACGGTGACAAGCTCCGCGCGTACATCTGCGAGGGCCACTTCCTCGACCTCGACCCGAAGACCTTCGGCTGCACCGGCACCGCATACATCCCCGGCTTCCATCGCTTCTACCGCCACGTGCTGCTTGGCGCCTACCACCACCACGCCGCCGTCGCCTTCGCCCACGTCGGCGCGGTCCTGTTCGATGCCTTCAAGCTGCTCGGCATCGAAGTCATCGATACCCCGCTTCCGGATGGCGTGCCGTATCCCGGTGAAAACGTCTTCCGCGCCGGCCTAGTGCCAAAAGGCCGCTGA